A stretch of Prunus dulcis chromosome 6, ALMONDv2, whole genome shotgun sequence DNA encodes these proteins:
- the LOC117630993 gene encoding exocyst complex component EXO70B1-like, with protein MAENGEEKLLAVARHIAKTLGHNDNMADDILQIFSNFDGRFSREKLASEDEDRPRSCAALELTLKSLDRQISQYVAADHPIWSDSADSSAFLDSIDELIATIRDWTPLAVDKSVGVCLARAEDLMQQAMFRLEDEFRSLVERGGESLELSRAYRSESNGNLSFDSGDDEEEEEMIGNGEDHQIPTAQPIGDYDIVIDALPSGTINDLHEIAKRMVTAGFGKECSHVYSSCRREFLEESLSRLGLQKLSIEEVQKTPWQDLEDEIERWIKSANVALRILFPSERRLCDRVFYGLSSAADLSFMEVCRGSTIQILNFADAVAIGSRSPERLFKILDVFESLRDLMCEFESVFSDQYCLFLRNEAMTIWKRLGEAIRGIFMELENLISRDPAKTPVPGGGLHPITRYVMNYLRAACRSRQTLEQVFEDSTAVSHQPKVDDRSSSSSMSVQMAWIMELLESNLEAKSKIYRDPALCYVFMMNNSRYIVQKVRDSELGSLLGDDWIRKHTAKVRQYHVNYQRSSWSKVLGVLKLESGSLAPNVAVKSMKEKLKLFNIYFDEICKTQSNWVVFDDQLRDELRIALAKILLPAYQNFIGMFQNVPEIGRHDKYIKYANEDIEAKINDLFWGSRGSAGAGRK; from the coding sequence ATGGCTGAGAACGGCGAGGAGAAATTGCTAGCCGTGGCCCGACACATAGCCAAGACACTGGGCCACAACGACAACATGGCCGACGATATTTTGCAGATTTTCTCCAACTTCGACGGCAGGTTCTCTCGCGAGAAATTGGCTTCCGAGGACGAGGACCGCCCTCGGAGCTGCGCCGCTCTCGAACTGACGCTCAAGTCCCTGGACCGTCAGATCTCCCAGTACGTCGCCGCCGACCATCCGATTTGGTCCGACTCGGCCGATTCCTCGGCCTTCCTGGACTCGATCGACGAGCTCATCGCCACAATCAGGGACTGGACGCCGCTGGCCGTCGACAAGTCCGTCGGCGTTTGCCTCGCGCGCGCCGAGGACCTCATGCAGCAGGCCATGTTCCGCCTCGAGGACGAGTTTAGGTCCCTGGTCGAACGCGGCGGCGAGTCACTCGAACTCAGTCGCGCGTACCGGAGCGAGTCGAACGGCAACTTGTCGTTTGACTCGGGGGACGacgaagaggaagaggagatgATCGGAAACGGCGAGGACCACCAGATCCCTACGGCGCAGCCGATTGGGGACTACGACATCGTGATCGATGCGCTTCCTTCTGGAACCATCAACGACCTCCACGAGATCGCGAAGCGCATGGTGACCGCGGGGTTCGGGAAAGAGTGCTCGCACGTGTACAGCAGCTGCCGGAGGGAGTTCTTGGAGGAGAGCTTATCGAGGCTAGGGTTGCAGAAGCTGAGCATCGAAGAGGTTCAGAAGACGCCATGGCAAGACCTCGAAGACGAAATCGAGCGATGGATCAAATCCGCCAACGTAGCGCTTCGGATTCTGTTCCCGAGCGAACGTAGACTCTGCGATCGCGTCTTCTACGGCCTCTCCTCTGCTGCCGACCTCTCGTTCATGGAGGTTTGTCGAGGCTCGACGATTCAGATTCTCAACTTCGCCGACGCCGTAGCCATCGGAAGCCGATCGCCGGAGCGTTTGTTCAAGATTCTAGACGTGTTCGAGAGCTTGCGGGATTTGATGTGTGAGTTCGAGTCCGTGTTTTCGGATCAGTACTGTTTGTTTCTCAGGAACGAAGCGATGACGATTTGGAAAAGGTTAGGCGAAGCTATCAGAGGCATTTTCATGGAGTTAGAGAATCTGATCAGTCGCGATCCCGCCAAAACCCCAGTTCCTGGTGGCGGACTTCATCCTATCACTCGATACGTGATGAATTATCTCCGAGCAGCTTGCCGATCGCGCCAGACGCTCGAGCAAGTTTTCGAGGACAGCACTGCGGTCTCTCATCAACCCAAGGTCGATGATCGATCCTCGTCTTCTTCGATGTCAGTCCAAATGGCATGGATTATGGAGCTTTTGGAGAGCAATTTAGAGGCCAAGTCGAAGATTTACAGGGACCCTGCTTTGTGCTATGTTTTCATGATGAACAACTCGAGGTACATTGTACAGAAAGTGAGAGACAGCGAATTAGGATCACTTTTGGGAGACGATTGGATCCGAAAACACACTGCGAAAGTCCGGCAGTACCATGTGAATTACCAGAGAAGCTCATGGAGTAAGGTGTTGGGGGTGTTGAAGCTTGAGAGTGGCTCATTGGCACCCAATGTTGCTGTGAAGTCCATGAAAGAGAAGCTCAAATTGTTCAACATATACTTCGATGAGATCTGTAAAACTCAATCCAATTGGGTCGTTTTCGATGATCAGCTCAGGGACGAATTGAGAATTGCCCTAGCGAAAATCTTGTTGCCGGCGTATCAGAACTTTATCGGAATGTTTCAGAATGTGCCAGAAATCGGGAGGCATGACAAGTACATTAAGTATGCTAATGAGGACATCGAGGCTAAGATTAACGACTTGTTTTGGGGCAGTCGAGGATCCGCCGGCGCTGGCCGGAAGTGA
- the LOC117631311 gene encoding PRA1 family protein B1-like gives MSSPPPIPISSQQSSHNPQSSFTIPIPSLRPILTRLSGLSRHALSNSRPWTELIDRTAFSRPGSLSEAASRVRKNAAYFRVNYLIVVAVVLAYSLISHPFSLLTLVTLSGAWIFLYVLRPSDQPLVIFGRTFSDTQALFGLGLATLIAILLTSVLSLILTAVMVGVVIVCAHGAFRDPEDLFLDDQQPLASGFTSIFGGGDPSFGSASASVMSRV, from the coding sequence ATGTCCTCGCCTCCCCCGATCCCAATCTCATCCCAACAATCCTCCCACAACCCCCAATCCTCCTTCACCATCCCGATCCCATCCCTCCGACCCATCCTCACGCGCCTCTCCGGCCTCTCCCGCCACGCGCTCTCCAACAGCCGCCCCTGGACCGAGCTCATCGACCGCACCGCCTTCTCCAGACCGGGCTCGCTCTCCGAGGCCGCCTCGCGGGTGCGCAAGAACGCCGCCTACTTCCGCGTCAACTACCTAATCGTAGTCGCGGTCGTACTCGCCTACTCCCTCATCTCCcaccccttctctctcctcaccCTAGTAACCCTCTCAGGCGCATGGATCTTCCTCTACGTGCTTCGACCGTCCGATCAGCCTTTAGTGATCTTCGGCCGCACGTTCTCGGACACCCAGGCCTTGTTCGGGTTGGGCCTCGCGACGCTGATCGCTATCTTGCTTACGAGCGTATTGTCGCTGATTCTGACGGCGGTGATGGTGGGGGTAGTGATCGTGTGCGCTCACGGTGCATTTAGAGATCCCGAGGATCTGTTCCTCGACGATCAGCAGCCGTTGGCTTCCGGGTTCACTTCAATATTCGGCGGTGGGGACCCTTCGTTTGGTTCTGCGAGTGCCAGTGTGATGTCACGTGTCTAG